Proteins encoded in a region of the Poecilia reticulata strain Guanapo linkage group LG14, Guppy_female_1.0+MT, whole genome shotgun sequence genome:
- the LOC103475886 gene encoding cell wall protein DAN4, with the protein MNGPLCCAGILAVLLFIPWSLCESTAETANNLVASTTANGISENETISESTNSMTSAEATTTIISTTTLSTPTTTTPTTTTTTTTTTAKTWTFFDLIEKKHAKKITIICAVLVLVCAILLFSTLALACKVCQLRRRLKTTGGNSEYRMGTDKAESQPEAKENCFLLTENGQTTQESENGATKEDGGKVDEVKQQGDEKEVGETQKSEEAATAAAAEESSPPSKPAEETASSEPTKDPPPPSSSSSDNTEEPKKDP; encoded by the coding sequence ATGAACGGTCCGCTGTGTTGTGCTGGAATTCTGGCCGTGTTGCTGTTTATCCCATGGTCTTTGTGTGAAAGTACAGCAGAAACGGCAAACAATCTTGTGGCTTCGACCACCGCCAATGGCATCTCAGAGAATGAAACAATAAGTGAATCTACAAATTCTATGACATCAGCCGAGGCCACTACCACCATCATCTCCACCACCACTCTGAGCACCCCTACCACCACCACccctaccaccaccaccaccaccaccaccaccactgccaaaacatggacattttttgATCTAATAGAGAAAAAACATGCCAAGAAGATAACAATAATCTGTGCAGTGCTGGTCTTAGTCTGCGCCATCCTCCTGTTTTCTACCCTGGCACTTGCATGCAAGGTGTGCCAGCTGAGAAGACGCCTCAAGACGACAGGCGGCAACTCCGAGTACAGGATGGGAACGGACAAAGCCGAGTCACAGCCAGAAGCTAAAGAAAACTGTTTCCTGCTGACAGAGAACGGTCAAACGACTCAGGAGAGCGAAAACGGCGCCACCAAGGAGGACGGAGGGAAGGTCGATGAGGTTAAGCAACAGGGAGACGAGAAGGAGGTGGGAGAAACTCAGAAGAGTGAGGAGGCCGCTACGGCTGCGGCAGCAGAGGAAAGCTCTCCTCCTTCAAAGCCGGCAGAGGAGACCGCCAGCTCGGAGCCCACCAAAGATCCTCCGccgccttcctcctcctcctccgacaACACAGAGGAACCTAAAAAAGATCCGTAG
- the LOC103475887 gene encoding oligodendrocyte-myelin glycoprotein-like isoform X4, whose translation MRSRPVMLKPFLNEALLELVLVLWLGLRVLAVCPSVCSCSRSHREVDCFXRSLRELPDGLQHNILSLNLSHNRLLHLDDRLASYTHLRVLDLSHNRLSRLPRGLPRSLWELRASSNRIQLLDKNDTVYHWNLKTLDLSGNKVERAVFINNTMPELHMLNLSKNHFYTLPTNLPAHLETVDLSHNMLLKVLPGSLDRLPKLTHFYLHSNRFSSLPFGVLDKMVSLRVVTLGSNPWACHLHEVDYLLSWTQSTSALVLGCPCYTQPVCGTTHSSRTGGLHFGSFVLPPLAVSASDLSSPEDGVTPWYWSVSAQRSTPQTRRESLNTGHDAFTETAISISTLTINHLAGTGSREDIDHLISGTKEASSSAPLHTADSSHFSDKSLITDTSKGNGVELATDRFFITEASSTQTKRTATLRTRSVRRQNQLPSGGIRNSSPTFSWFGFLHNLWLFPLVLPQVI comes from the exons ATGAGGAG cAGGCCCGTGATGTTAAAGCCGTTTCTTAATGAGGCCCTCCTGGAGCTGGTGCTCGTGCTGTGGCTCGGGCTCCGCGTCCTGGCCGTGTGCCCCTCCGTGTGCTCCTGCAGCCGCAGCCACAGAGAGGTGGACTGTTTCCRGAGGAGCTTGAGAGAGCTCCCCGACGGCTTGCAGCACAACATCCTCTCCCTCAACCTGTCCCACAACCGGCTCCTCCATCTGGACGACAGGCTCGCCTCGTACACCCACCTCCGCGTCCTGGATTTGTCCCACAACAGGCTGAGCCGCCTTCCCAGAGGCCTGCCTCGCTCCCTCTGGGAGCTCCGCGCCTCGTCCAACCGCATCCAGCTGCTGGACAAGAACGATACAGTCTACCACTGGAACCTGAAGACCCTCGACCTCTCGGGCAACAAGGTAGAGAGGGCCGTCTTCATCAATAACACAATGCCTGAGCTGCACATGCTCAACCTCAGCAAGAATCACTTCTACACTTTGCCCACTAACCTCCCTGCGCACCTGGAGACCGTCGATCTGTCCCACAACATGCTTCTGAAGGTGCTGCCGGGCTCTCTTGACCGACTCCCAAAGTTAACCCACTTCTACCTGCACTCTAACCGCTTCTCCTCACTGCCCTTTGGAGTTTTGGACAAGATGGTTTCACTTAGAGTCGTCACTCTGGGCAGCAACCCTTGGGCTTGCCACCTTCACGAGGTCGACTACTTGCTGTCTTGGACTCAGAGCACCTCGGCGCTTGTGCTCGGCTGCCCCTGCTACACCCAGCCCGTGTGTGGAACGACGCACTCCAGCAGGACCGGAGGTTTGCACTTTGGCTCCTTTGTTCTGCCTCCACTGGCAGTCAGTGCCTCGGATCTGAGCTCACCCGAAGACGGCGTCACGCCGTGGTACTGGTCCGTCTCCGCTCAGCGAAGCACGCCCCAAACCCGCAGAGAGTCTCTAAACACGGGGCACGATGCCTTCACGGAAACAGCCATCAGCATTTCCACCTTAACGATTAATCACCTGGCTGGAACCGGCAGCCGAGAGGACATAGATCATCTCATCTCAGGCACAAAGGAAGCTTCATCCTCGGCCCCACTCCACACCGCAGACTCATCCCATTTCTCTGACAAAAGTCTCATTACCGACACATCTAAAGGAAACGGCGTGGAGCTGGCCACCGATCGATTCTTTATAACCGAGGCCTCCTCCACCCAAACAAAGAGGACCGCCACTCTCCGCACCAGAAGCGTCAGGAGACAGAATCAGTTGCCTTCCGGAGGCATCAGAAACAGCAGCCCAACCTTCTCCTGGTTTGGTTTCCTTCACAACTTGTGGCTTTTCCCTCTCGTTTTGCCTCAAGTCATCTGA
- the LOC103475887 gene encoding oligodendrocyte-myelin glycoprotein-like isoform X2, producing MVFFNVVEKCSLQFSRPVMLKPFLNEALLELVLVLWLGLRVLAVCPSVCSCSRSHREVDCFXRSLRELPDGLQHNILSLNLSHNRLLHLDDRLASYTHLRVLDLSHNRLSRLPRGLPRSLWELRASSNRIQLLDKNDTVYHWNLKTLDLSGNKVERAVFINNTMPELHMLNLSKNHFYTLPTNLPAHLETVDLSHNMLLKVLPGSLDRLPKLTHFYLHSNRFSSLPFGVLDKMVSLRVVTLGSNPWACHLHEVDYLLSWTQSTSALVLGCPCYTQPVCGTTHSSRTGGLHFGSFVLPPLAVSASDLSSPEDGVTPWYWSVSAQRSTPQTRRESLNTGHDAFTETAISISTLTINHLAGTGSREDIDHLISGTKEASSSAPLHTADSSHFSDKSLITDTSKGNGVELATDRFFITEASSTQTKRTATLRTRSVRRQNQLPSGGIRNSSPTFSWFGFLHNLWLFPLVLPQVI from the exons ATGGTATTCTTCAATGTAGTTGAAAAATGCTCACTACAGTTCAG cAGGCCCGTGATGTTAAAGCCGTTTCTTAATGAGGCCCTCCTGGAGCTGGTGCTCGTGCTGTGGCTCGGGCTCCGCGTCCTGGCCGTGTGCCCCTCCGTGTGCTCCTGCAGCCGCAGCCACAGAGAGGTGGACTGTTTCCRGAGGAGCTTGAGAGAGCTCCCCGACGGCTTGCAGCACAACATCCTCTCCCTCAACCTGTCCCACAACCGGCTCCTCCATCTGGACGACAGGCTCGCCTCGTACACCCACCTCCGCGTCCTGGATTTGTCCCACAACAGGCTGAGCCGCCTTCCCAGAGGCCTGCCTCGCTCCCTCTGGGAGCTCCGCGCCTCGTCCAACCGCATCCAGCTGCTGGACAAGAACGATACAGTCTACCACTGGAACCTGAAGACCCTCGACCTCTCGGGCAACAAGGTAGAGAGGGCCGTCTTCATCAATAACACAATGCCTGAGCTGCACATGCTCAACCTCAGCAAGAATCACTTCTACACTTTGCCCACTAACCTCCCTGCGCACCTGGAGACCGTCGATCTGTCCCACAACATGCTTCTGAAGGTGCTGCCGGGCTCTCTTGACCGACTCCCAAAGTTAACCCACTTCTACCTGCACTCTAACCGCTTCTCCTCACTGCCCTTTGGAGTTTTGGACAAGATGGTTTCACTTAGAGTCGTCACTCTGGGCAGCAACCCTTGGGCTTGCCACCTTCACGAGGTCGACTACTTGCTGTCTTGGACTCAGAGCACCTCGGCGCTTGTGCTCGGCTGCCCCTGCTACACCCAGCCCGTGTGTGGAACGACGCACTCCAGCAGGACCGGAGGTTTGCACTTTGGCTCCTTTGTTCTGCCTCCACTGGCAGTCAGTGCCTCGGATCTGAGCTCACCCGAAGACGGCGTCACGCCGTGGTACTGGTCCGTCTCCGCTCAGCGAAGCACGCCCCAAACCCGCAGAGAGTCTCTAAACACGGGGCACGATGCCTTCACGGAAACAGCCATCAGCATTTCCACCTTAACGATTAATCACCTGGCTGGAACCGGCAGCCGAGAGGACATAGATCATCTCATCTCAGGCACAAAGGAAGCTTCATCCTCGGCCCCACTCCACACCGCAGACTCATCCCATTTCTCTGACAAAAGTCTCATTACCGACACATCTAAAGGAAACGGCGTGGAGCTGGCCACCGATCGATTCTTTATAACCGAGGCCTCCTCCACCCAAACAAAGAGGACCGCCACTCTCCGCACCAGAAGCGTCAGGAGACAGAATCAGTTGCCTTCCGGAGGCATCAGAAACAGCAGCCCAACCTTCTCCTGGTTTGGTTTCCTTCACAACTTGTGGCTTTTCCCTCTCGTTTTGCCTCAAGTCATCTGA
- the LOC103475887 gene encoding oligodendrocyte-myelin glycoprotein-like isoform X3, with protein sequence MVFFNVVEKCSLQFRPVMLKPFLNEALLELVLVLWLGLRVLAVCPSVCSCSRSHREVDCFXRSLRELPDGLQHNILSLNLSHNRLLHLDDRLASYTHLRVLDLSHNRLSRLPRGLPRSLWELRASSNRIQLLDKNDTVYHWNLKTLDLSGNKVERAVFINNTMPELHMLNLSKNHFYTLPTNLPAHLETVDLSHNMLLKVLPGSLDRLPKLTHFYLHSNRFSSLPFGVLDKMVSLRVVTLGSNPWACHLHEVDYLLSWTQSTSALVLGCPCYTQPVCGTTHSSRTGGLHFGSFVLPPLAVSASDLSSPEDGVTPWYWSVSAQRSTPQTRRESLNTGHDAFTETAISISTLTINHLAGTGSREDIDHLISGTKEASSSAPLHTADSSHFSDKSLITDTSKGNGVELATDRFFITEASSTQTKRTATLRTRSVRRQNQLPSGGIRNSSPTFSWFGFLHNLWLFPLVLPQVI encoded by the exons ATGGTATTCTTCAATGTAGTTGAAAAATGCTCACTACAGTTCAG GCCCGTGATGTTAAAGCCGTTTCTTAATGAGGCCCTCCTGGAGCTGGTGCTCGTGCTGTGGCTCGGGCTCCGCGTCCTGGCCGTGTGCCCCTCCGTGTGCTCCTGCAGCCGCAGCCACAGAGAGGTGGACTGTTTCCRGAGGAGCTTGAGAGAGCTCCCCGACGGCTTGCAGCACAACATCCTCTCCCTCAACCTGTCCCACAACCGGCTCCTCCATCTGGACGACAGGCTCGCCTCGTACACCCACCTCCGCGTCCTGGATTTGTCCCACAACAGGCTGAGCCGCCTTCCCAGAGGCCTGCCTCGCTCCCTCTGGGAGCTCCGCGCCTCGTCCAACCGCATCCAGCTGCTGGACAAGAACGATACAGTCTACCACTGGAACCTGAAGACCCTCGACCTCTCGGGCAACAAGGTAGAGAGGGCCGTCTTCATCAATAACACAATGCCTGAGCTGCACATGCTCAACCTCAGCAAGAATCACTTCTACACTTTGCCCACTAACCTCCCTGCGCACCTGGAGACCGTCGATCTGTCCCACAACATGCTTCTGAAGGTGCTGCCGGGCTCTCTTGACCGACTCCCAAAGTTAACCCACTTCTACCTGCACTCTAACCGCTTCTCCTCACTGCCCTTTGGAGTTTTGGACAAGATGGTTTCACTTAGAGTCGTCACTCTGGGCAGCAACCCTTGGGCTTGCCACCTTCACGAGGTCGACTACTTGCTGTCTTGGACTCAGAGCACCTCGGCGCTTGTGCTCGGCTGCCCCTGCTACACCCAGCCCGTGTGTGGAACGACGCACTCCAGCAGGACCGGAGGTTTGCACTTTGGCTCCTTTGTTCTGCCTCCACTGGCAGTCAGTGCCTCGGATCTGAGCTCACCCGAAGACGGCGTCACGCCGTGGTACTGGTCCGTCTCCGCTCAGCGAAGCACGCCCCAAACCCGCAGAGAGTCTCTAAACACGGGGCACGATGCCTTCACGGAAACAGCCATCAGCATTTCCACCTTAACGATTAATCACCTGGCTGGAACCGGCAGCCGAGAGGACATAGATCATCTCATCTCAGGCACAAAGGAAGCTTCATCCTCGGCCCCACTCCACACCGCAGACTCATCCCATTTCTCTGACAAAAGTCTCATTACCGACACATCTAAAGGAAACGGCGTGGAGCTGGCCACCGATCGATTCTTTATAACCGAGGCCTCCTCCACCCAAACAAAGAGGACCGCCACTCTCCGCACCAGAAGCGTCAGGAGACAGAATCAGTTGCCTTCCGGAGGCATCAGAAACAGCAGCCCAACCTTCTCCTGGTTTGGTTTCCTTCACAACTTGTGGCTTTTCCCTCTCGTTTTGCCTCAAGTCATCTGA
- the LOC103475887 gene encoding oligodendrocyte-myelin glycoprotein-like isoform X1 produces MSFSLSGATTGRVEAGGSRPVMLKPFLNEALLELVLVLWLGLRVLAVCPSVCSCSRSHREVDCFXRSLRELPDGLQHNILSLNLSHNRLLHLDDRLASYTHLRVLDLSHNRLSRLPRGLPRSLWELRASSNRIQLLDKNDTVYHWNLKTLDLSGNKVERAVFINNTMPELHMLNLSKNHFYTLPTNLPAHLETVDLSHNMLLKVLPGSLDRLPKLTHFYLHSNRFSSLPFGVLDKMVSLRVVTLGSNPWACHLHEVDYLLSWTQSTSALVLGCPCYTQPVCGTTHSSRTGGLHFGSFVLPPLAVSASDLSSPEDGVTPWYWSVSAQRSTPQTRRESLNTGHDAFTETAISISTLTINHLAGTGSREDIDHLISGTKEASSSAPLHTADSSHFSDKSLITDTSKGNGVELATDRFFITEASSTQTKRTATLRTRSVRRQNQLPSGGIRNSSPTFSWFGFLHNLWLFPLVLPQVI; encoded by the exons ATGAGTTTCAGTCTCAGTGGAGCAACTACTGGAAGAGTCGAGGCAGGCGGGAG cAGGCCCGTGATGTTAAAGCCGTTTCTTAATGAGGCCCTCCTGGAGCTGGTGCTCGTGCTGTGGCTCGGGCTCCGCGTCCTGGCCGTGTGCCCCTCCGTGTGCTCCTGCAGCCGCAGCCACAGAGAGGTGGACTGTTTCCRGAGGAGCTTGAGAGAGCTCCCCGACGGCTTGCAGCACAACATCCTCTCCCTCAACCTGTCCCACAACCGGCTCCTCCATCTGGACGACAGGCTCGCCTCGTACACCCACCTCCGCGTCCTGGATTTGTCCCACAACAGGCTGAGCCGCCTTCCCAGAGGCCTGCCTCGCTCCCTCTGGGAGCTCCGCGCCTCGTCCAACCGCATCCAGCTGCTGGACAAGAACGATACAGTCTACCACTGGAACCTGAAGACCCTCGACCTCTCGGGCAACAAGGTAGAGAGGGCCGTCTTCATCAATAACACAATGCCTGAGCTGCACATGCTCAACCTCAGCAAGAATCACTTCTACACTTTGCCCACTAACCTCCCTGCGCACCTGGAGACCGTCGATCTGTCCCACAACATGCTTCTGAAGGTGCTGCCGGGCTCTCTTGACCGACTCCCAAAGTTAACCCACTTCTACCTGCACTCTAACCGCTTCTCCTCACTGCCCTTTGGAGTTTTGGACAAGATGGTTTCACTTAGAGTCGTCACTCTGGGCAGCAACCCTTGGGCTTGCCACCTTCACGAGGTCGACTACTTGCTGTCTTGGACTCAGAGCACCTCGGCGCTTGTGCTCGGCTGCCCCTGCTACACCCAGCCCGTGTGTGGAACGACGCACTCCAGCAGGACCGGAGGTTTGCACTTTGGCTCCTTTGTTCTGCCTCCACTGGCAGTCAGTGCCTCGGATCTGAGCTCACCCGAAGACGGCGTCACGCCGTGGTACTGGTCCGTCTCCGCTCAGCGAAGCACGCCCCAAACCCGCAGAGAGTCTCTAAACACGGGGCACGATGCCTTCACGGAAACAGCCATCAGCATTTCCACCTTAACGATTAATCACCTGGCTGGAACCGGCAGCCGAGAGGACATAGATCATCTCATCTCAGGCACAAAGGAAGCTTCATCCTCGGCCCCACTCCACACCGCAGACTCATCCCATTTCTCTGACAAAAGTCTCATTACCGACACATCTAAAGGAAACGGCGTGGAGCTGGCCACCGATCGATTCTTTATAACCGAGGCCTCCTCCACCCAAACAAAGAGGACCGCCACTCTCCGCACCAGAAGCGTCAGGAGACAGAATCAGTTGCCTTCCGGAGGCATCAGAAACAGCAGCCCAACCTTCTCCTGGTTTGGTTTCCTTCACAACTTGTGGCTTTTCCCTCTCGTTTTGCCTCAAGTCATCTGA
- the LOC103475887 gene encoding oligodendrocyte-myelin glycoprotein-like isoform X5 yields the protein MRRPVMLKPFLNEALLELVLVLWLGLRVLAVCPSVCSCSRSHREVDCFXRSLRELPDGLQHNILSLNLSHNRLLHLDDRLASYTHLRVLDLSHNRLSRLPRGLPRSLWELRASSNRIQLLDKNDTVYHWNLKTLDLSGNKVERAVFINNTMPELHMLNLSKNHFYTLPTNLPAHLETVDLSHNMLLKVLPGSLDRLPKLTHFYLHSNRFSSLPFGVLDKMVSLRVVTLGSNPWACHLHEVDYLLSWTQSTSALVLGCPCYTQPVCGTTHSSRTGGLHFGSFVLPPLAVSASDLSSPEDGVTPWYWSVSAQRSTPQTRRESLNTGHDAFTETAISISTLTINHLAGTGSREDIDHLISGTKEASSSAPLHTADSSHFSDKSLITDTSKGNGVELATDRFFITEASSTQTKRTATLRTRSVRRQNQLPSGGIRNSSPTFSWFGFLHNLWLFPLVLPQVI from the exons ATGAGGAG GCCCGTGATGTTAAAGCCGTTTCTTAATGAGGCCCTCCTGGAGCTGGTGCTCGTGCTGTGGCTCGGGCTCCGCGTCCTGGCCGTGTGCCCCTCCGTGTGCTCCTGCAGCCGCAGCCACAGAGAGGTGGACTGTTTCCRGAGGAGCTTGAGAGAGCTCCCCGACGGCTTGCAGCACAACATCCTCTCCCTCAACCTGTCCCACAACCGGCTCCTCCATCTGGACGACAGGCTCGCCTCGTACACCCACCTCCGCGTCCTGGATTTGTCCCACAACAGGCTGAGCCGCCTTCCCAGAGGCCTGCCTCGCTCCCTCTGGGAGCTCCGCGCCTCGTCCAACCGCATCCAGCTGCTGGACAAGAACGATACAGTCTACCACTGGAACCTGAAGACCCTCGACCTCTCGGGCAACAAGGTAGAGAGGGCCGTCTTCATCAATAACACAATGCCTGAGCTGCACATGCTCAACCTCAGCAAGAATCACTTCTACACTTTGCCCACTAACCTCCCTGCGCACCTGGAGACCGTCGATCTGTCCCACAACATGCTTCTGAAGGTGCTGCCGGGCTCTCTTGACCGACTCCCAAAGTTAACCCACTTCTACCTGCACTCTAACCGCTTCTCCTCACTGCCCTTTGGAGTTTTGGACAAGATGGTTTCACTTAGAGTCGTCACTCTGGGCAGCAACCCTTGGGCTTGCCACCTTCACGAGGTCGACTACTTGCTGTCTTGGACTCAGAGCACCTCGGCGCTTGTGCTCGGCTGCCCCTGCTACACCCAGCCCGTGTGTGGAACGACGCACTCCAGCAGGACCGGAGGTTTGCACTTTGGCTCCTTTGTTCTGCCTCCACTGGCAGTCAGTGCCTCGGATCTGAGCTCACCCGAAGACGGCGTCACGCCGTGGTACTGGTCCGTCTCCGCTCAGCGAAGCACGCCCCAAACCCGCAGAGAGTCTCTAAACACGGGGCACGATGCCTTCACGGAAACAGCCATCAGCATTTCCACCTTAACGATTAATCACCTGGCTGGAACCGGCAGCCGAGAGGACATAGATCATCTCATCTCAGGCACAAAGGAAGCTTCATCCTCGGCCCCACTCCACACCGCAGACTCATCCCATTTCTCTGACAAAAGTCTCATTACCGACACATCTAAAGGAAACGGCGTGGAGCTGGCCACCGATCGATTCTTTATAACCGAGGCCTCCTCCACCCAAACAAAGAGGACCGCCACTCTCCGCACCAGAAGCGTCAGGAGACAGAATCAGTTGCCTTCCGGAGGCATCAGAAACAGCAGCCCAACCTTCTCCTGGTTTGGTTTCCTTCACAACTTGTGGCTTTTCCCTCTCGTTTTGCCTCAAGTCATCTGA